In Candidatus Woesearchaeota archaeon, the sequence CTAATATTCATAAAAGAAAATGAAAACACGCACTAACCTGTTTGAAAACAAACCATTAAGAATGAACCCTTTCATGATAAAATCAGCTAATGGATTGACAGCTGTGCTAGTATCTAGCGCATATCCTAAAAGAACAACAAACTATAAAATACCCGTAACTTTCAGATTTTTCTCACAGACAGGAGAACGATTTTATAATACAAAAGAAAAAATTTTTTGTCTAAACGGAGATTATGACGCATTTGTTTATGCTTCAAACAGAGACGAAGCTAAACGAATAATAGAAAAAAATGAGCATTATTCACAACTATATGAATTTCACAAATTATTATTCTTAAAAGATGTCGGTGTAAGAAACAAAGAAAAATTAGTCAAAGAAACAAAAACACTACACAAACAAATAATTAACCGCAACAATAAACCTTATTTATTAAGCGTAAGATATGTCTTTATGAACTATGCTCTAATAAATGAACCTTCAAACAATGTACAAGAGACTTACTTATATGGAGACTTAAGAGAACTAGAAAACGAAGAAAACTGGATTCCCTACAAAATGATTATGCAAACTAACAAAGAAATTGAAACAATCATGAAAAATAATGATGGCATGATTGCCATAACTAATGATATAAACAAAAGATTTCCTGAAATAAAAGAAATGGCAAAAACAGAATTTGTTGAAAACCTAATGCAATACGTACAAAGAATAAAACAATAATGAAAATCGCTACTCCGAGTCTATCTCCGCCCTAAAGGACGGAGTATTACGACTCAGTCGCTTATCGCGATTTTCAGATTGCGTGCTATCGACCTAAAGGTCGGGGTATTAAACCCCCTTCGCTAGCGCGCAATAAAATAGTAAAAATTAAAGTTATTCCTACCAAGCCATAAATAAAACACTAAGAAAACATTTCAAAAAAAAAGAACAACATAAAAAGCTTATTTGCTTATTATCTTAGCCATATCTGCCATTCTATTACTGTATCCCCACTCATTATCGTACCAACCAACTACTTTTACAAATTTGCCTTCTAAAACTATTGTGCTTAAAGCATCAAAAATAACTGAATGCGTATTACCTATTATATCAGTACTAACTATTGGTTCCTCTACATATTCAAGAACGTCTTTTAGATGATTTTTTGCAACATTTCTAAATAGTTCATTTATTTGCTCCTTTGTAACCTCTTGTTTTAATTCACAAGTAAAATCAGTAATAGAACCATCAGGAGTAGGCACACGAATAGCCATCCCGTCAAGTTTTCCTTTTAAGTGTGGAAGCACTTGCGTTACAGCAATTGCTGCTCCCGTAGTTGTAGGAACTATGTTCTGTGAAGCAGCTCTAGCCCGCCTCAAATCTTTATGAGGACCATCTACAATCCTTTGGTCTGCTGTAAAACTATGAACTGTGGTCATCATTCCCCTTTCTATTCCAAAATTATCATCCAAAACCTTCACCATTGGCGCTAAGCAATTAGTAGTGCAAGAAGCATTAGAAACTATTTCTTCTCCACTATAATCATGTTCATTTACCCCTTTAACAAAAGTTCGAACATCTCCTTTTGCAGGCGCACTAATCATTACTTTTTTTGCCCCAGCTTCTAAATGTTTTGATGCAAGTTCTTTTGTTCTAAAAAAACCTGTACTTTCAACTACTACATCTATATTTAGATCTTTCCAAGGCAAGTTTACAGGATCTTTTTCTGCAAATACCTTAAATGATTTTCCTGCAACTATTAAAGAATCCTCATCATAGTCTACTTGTTCTTTTAATGTTCCGTGTACAGAATCATATTTTAAAAGGTAAGCAAGAGTTTTATTATCCGTAAGATCATTTACCGCAACTATTTCTATTTCAGGATCATTCATTGTTGCTCTATAAAACATTCTTCCTATTCTGCCAAAGCCATTGATAGCAATTCTTACCATAAAAATCCCCTCTTTTTTCAAATTTAAATAATTACAAATTAATACAACAATATAAATTAGTATAATAACATTAAACATGCTTGTTTTTAAATATTTTGAATTAACCAAATTTCTTACAAAAATTTAGATTGCTAAAGAATTTTTGTTTATAAGCCATATTTATATTTGAGTCTTTGTTTTCTGGTTTAGTGTTATCTTGAGAATATAATTTGTCTGAAAGCTCTTGTGATTTTAACTGAATTTTTTTTGTGGCGTTTGCTACATACTCAGGGTTAAACATTGCTTTTACGAACTCTTTTTTCATTTCTGAAAGTTTTTCTAGTTCATCCATATATTGATTGTATCTTCCTGTATCGGCATCATATATATGATTTCCTTCTATTTGTTCTAATATTTCTGTAAATAAATCATAACTTTTTCTTATTTCGTCTTTTTTCCCTGTTAACAAGATTATGTTTTTTACTATCGTCTCATAATCTTCTTTTGTAATATCATAAAATTTTAAATTCTTCATTTTCATATGAAAATAACTCGTTATTTATAAAATTTTCCACCATAGTAAC encodes:
- the gap gene encoding type I glyceraldehyde-3-phosphate dehydrogenase; translated protein: MVRIAINGFGRIGRMFYRATMNDPEIEIVAVNDLTDNKTLAYLLKYDSVHGTLKEQVDYDEDSLIVAGKSFKVFAEKDPVNLPWKDLNIDVVVESTGFFRTKELASKHLEAGAKKVMISAPAKGDVRTFVKGVNEHDYSGEEIVSNASCTTNCLAPMVKVLDDNFGIERGMMTTVHSFTADQRIVDGPHKDLRRARAASQNIVPTTTGAAIAVTQVLPHLKGKLDGMAIRVPTPDGSITDFTCELKQEVTKEQINELFRNVAKNHLKDVLEYVEEPIVSTDIIGNTHSVIFDALSTIVLEGKFVKVVGWYDNEWGYSNRMADMAKIISK